Part of the Aurantiacibacter aquimixticola genome, CTGCGTGGTGCGCGAGGAAGTGACGAAGGAATCGAATTTCCGAAGCGAGCGCGATTTCGTCCAGTGGATGAAGGATTGCGGCAAGATCGGCCTGTCGGGCATAGACACACGCGCGCTCACTCGCCGCATCCGCATGAACGGCGCGCCCAATGCCGTGATCGCGCACGATCCTTCGGGCAAGTTCGATCTGGAGGCGCTGGCCCAGCGCGCGAGGGAATGGGCCGGGCTGGAAGGCATGGACCTTGCTAGCCGCGTGAGCCGGGAAGATCAGGAGAATTGGGGCGGCGGTTACTGGCGGCTGGGGCAGGGTTATGGGAACGCGCAGGATACTCCCCTCCCGCCTGCGGGAGGGGCCGGGGGTGGGCCCGAAACGGACGATCAGGCCTCGCCCACCCCTAACCCCTCCCGCAGGCGGGAGGGGAACAAGCCGCATGTCGTTGCCGTGGATTACGGGGCGAAGGACAACATCTTCCGCAATCTCGTGAAAGCGGGCGCGCGGGTGACGGTGGTCCCGGCGAGAACATCGCTGGAGGACATCCTCGCGCTCGAACCCGATGGCGTGTTCCTGTCGAACGGCCCCGGCGACCCGGCGGCGACGGGCGAATATGCGGTGCCGGTGATCAAGGCGCTGCTGGACAAGGACGTGCCGCTGTTCGGCATCTGCCTCGGCCACCAGATGCTGGCGCTGGCAGCGGGCGCGAAGACGGCCAAGATGCACCAGGGCCACCGCGGCGCGAACCACCCGGTGCAGCGCGTCGGCGAGGGGTGGGGCGAGAGCACCGGCCTCGTCGAGATCACCAGCATGAACCACGGCTTCGCGGTCGACGCGGAGACCTTGCCCGAGGGCGTGGAGCAAACGCATGTGTCGCTCTTCGACGGCTCGAATTGCGGCATCGCGATTAAGGGCAAGAGGGCGTTCGGCGTGCAGTATCACCCGGAAGCATCGCCCGGGCCGCAGGACAGCTTCTATTTGTTCGAGAAGTTCGTGGGGATTTTGAAATGACTCCTGCCCTTATTTCAATCGCCATGACCCTGTTGTCGCTCGACGCTGAAGCCGTGGGTTCAGAGATAACCCAAGAGGAGGTCGGCGCATTTGTGGTTGAGACGGAGCATTGGACGCGTGATGGGCCTCCCATCATGCATTCGGCAAACGAGACAAAGCATGTTCGACTGCTGTGGACGTCTAGCGACGGAAACGTCGAAGCGAAGCTCGAAGACGACGGTTACGGTGTAAGGATAAACTATATTCTCGAGTTCAGCGCGCAAGACGGGTGCGTCTCTCGAGGCGGGTTATTGGAAGTCATCGACGGTCCTTCGGACGGCATTTTCTGGGTCTATCAGATTGAGAGTTTCGACGAACTTGCAAAGAGGTGTAGCGAACTGAGTGACTCTGGAATCGCGAGATATCAAAGTGAGATGCTCGAAGCTCTGCCTGACGCACCTGCGGCGATTGAACTTTGGAAGGAGCGGTCTACCGAAATGTTTTCATCGCGGAGGCGCTGTCTGGCTGAAGAGATGACTGGAAATAGTCCTCCCGCTCCATTTTGGCGATGCACCCACTGGTCAGCTAGTCCTCCCGCTCCATTTTGGCGATGCACCCACTGGTCAGCTCCTCTTGCCCGATAGAAAAAACAATGCCCAAACGCACTGACATCTCCTCCATCCTCGTCATTGGCGCAGGCCCCATCATCATCGGGCAGGCGTGCGAGTTCGATTATTCGGGCACGCAGGCGATCAAGGCGCTAAGGGAGGACGGCTACCGGGTGGTGCTCGTCAATTCCAACCCCGCCACGATCATGACCGATCCGGACATGGCGGACGCGACCTATGTCGAGCCGATCACGCCCGATATCGTCGCCAAGATCATCGCCAAGGAGCGGCCCGACGCGCTGCTGCCCACCATGGGCGGGCAAACGGCGCTCAATTGCGCGCTGAAGCTGGAAGAGCAGGGCGTGCTCGAAAACTACGGTGTCGAGATGATCGGGGCCAAGGCTGACGCCATCGACAAGGCGGAAAACCGCCAGCGTTTCCGTGAGGCGATGGACAAGATCGGCCTGGAGAGCGCGCGCAGCGGCGTGGCGCACACTCTGGACGAGGCTCTGGAAGTGCTCGAGCGCACGGGTCTGCCCAGCATCATCCGCCCCAGCTTCACGCTCGGCGGGACAGGCGGCGGCGTCGCCTACAACAAGGCCGAGTTCGAGCGCATCGTGAAGAACGGCCTCGACGCCAGCCCCACCACTGAAGTCCTGATCGAGGAATCGCTGCTCGGCTGGAAGGAATACGAGATGGAGGTCGTCCGCGACAAGGCGGACAATGCGATCATCATCTGCGCGATCGAGAATGTCGATCCGATGGGCGTGCATACGGGCGACTCCATCACCGTCGCTCCGGCGCTGACGCTGACCGACAAGGAATACCAGATCATGCGGACCGCCAGCATCAATGTGCTGCGGGAAATCGGTGTGGAAACAGGCGGTTCGAACGTGCAGTTCGCAGTCAATCCGAAGGATGGCCGCCTGATCGTGATCGAGATGAATCCACGCGTCTCGCGCAGTTCCGCGCTCGCATCCAAGGCCACCGGCTTCCCCATCGCGCGCGTCGCGGCGAAGCTTGCGGTTGGTTACACGCTGGACGAGATCGAGAATGAGATCACCGGCGCGACCCCGGCATCGTTCGAGCCGACCATCGACTACGTAGTCACCAAGATCCCGCGCTTCGCGTTCGAGAAGTTCAAGGGGGCGGACAACCAGCTCTCCACCGCGATGAAGTCGGTCGGCGAAGTCATGGCTATCGGCCGGAACTTCAAGGAGTCGCTGCAAAAGGCGCTGCGCGGTCTCGAGACCGATCTGGACGGTTTTAACCGCATGCCGGAGCTGGAAAATGTCAGCCGGGACGTGGTGGTTGCCGCGCTGAGCAAGGCGACGCCAGATCGGCTGCTCAAGGTCGGCCAGGCCTTCCGCGAAGGTTTCACCGTCGATGAGATCCACGCGATCACGCATTACGACAAGTGGTTCCTGCGCCATATCGAGGAGATCATCTACGAAGAGCGGATGATCGGCGAGGATGGTTTGCCGAACGATGCCGATGGCCTGCGCCGCCTGAAGGCGATGGGTTTTTCCGACAAGCGTCTGGCGACGCTCGCCGTGCGGTCCGTCGGCGTGGCAGGCGGCATGGGCGAAACGCAGGCCAAGCGCTCCGGCCTGTTGCACGACGCGCTTCGGGCGATGGCGGGCGCAACCAGCGAGGACGAGGTTCGCAAGCTGCGCCAGAAGCTGGGCGTGCTGCCGGTCTACAAACGCATAGACAGCTGCGCCGCCGAGTTCGAGGCGATCACGCCTTACATGTACTCGACCTACGAGGCGCCGAGCTTCGGTGAGGCGGAGAACGAGGCGTGGCCTTCGGATCGCGAAAAGGTCGTGATCCTGGGTGGCGGGCCGAACCGGATCGGGCAGGGCATCGAGTTCGACTATTGCTGCGTCCACGCCTGCTTCGCACTGGCGGAGGCGGGCTACGAGACGATCATGGTCAACTGCAATCCCGAAACGGTTTCGACCGATTACGATACGTCCGACCGCCTCTATTTCGAGCCGCTGACGGCCGAGGACGTGCTCGAAATCCTGCGTGTCGAGCATCAGAAGGGCACGCTGAAAGGCGTGATCGTGCAATTCGGCGGGCAAACCCCGTTGAAACTTGCCGATGCGATCGAGAAGGCGGGCATCCCGATCCTCGGCACCAGTCCCGATGCGATCGATCTGGCGGAAGACCGGGAACGGTTCGCCAAGCTGGTCAACAAACTGAAATTGAAGCAGCCCGACAACGGCATCGCCTACAGCCGTGACGAGGCTTTGGCCCGGGCGCACTACATCGGTTACCCGGTGCTGCTGCGGCCCAGCTACGTGCTTGGCGGCCGGGCGATGGAGATCGTCGATTCCGATGCCCAGCTCGACGATTACATCGCCACTGCGGTGCAAGTGTCCGGCGACAGCCCTGTGCTGGTCGATCAGTATCTGCGCGATGCCATCGAATGCGATGTGGATGTGCTCTGCGATGGAGACGATGTCGTGGTCGCGGGCGTCATGCAGCATATCGAGGAAGCCGGCGTGCACTCCGGAGACAGCGCCTGCTCGCTGCCGCCCTACAGCCTCTCCGACGAGATTGTCGCCGAGCTTGAACGCCAGGCGGAAGCCCTGGCGCGCGCGCTCAAGGTGCGCGGCCTGATGAATGTGCAGTTCGCGATCAAGGATGACGAGGTCTATCTGATCGAGGTCAATCCGCGTGCCAGCCGCACTGTGCCCTTCGTCGCGAAGGCCACCGGATCGCAAATCGCCAAGATCGCCGCGCGTGTGATGGCGGGTG contains:
- the carB gene encoding carbamoyl-phosphate synthase large subunit, whose translation is MPKRTDISSILVIGAGPIIIGQACEFDYSGTQAIKALREDGYRVVLVNSNPATIMTDPDMADATYVEPITPDIVAKIIAKERPDALLPTMGGQTALNCALKLEEQGVLENYGVEMIGAKADAIDKAENRQRFREAMDKIGLESARSGVAHTLDEALEVLERTGLPSIIRPSFTLGGTGGGVAYNKAEFERIVKNGLDASPTTEVLIEESLLGWKEYEMEVVRDKADNAIIICAIENVDPMGVHTGDSITVAPALTLTDKEYQIMRTASINVLREIGVETGGSNVQFAVNPKDGRLIVIEMNPRVSRSSALASKATGFPIARVAAKLAVGYTLDEIENEITGATPASFEPTIDYVVTKIPRFAFEKFKGADNQLSTAMKSVGEVMAIGRNFKESLQKALRGLETDLDGFNRMPELENVSRDVVVAALSKATPDRLLKVGQAFREGFTVDEIHAITHYDKWFLRHIEEIIYEERMIGEDGLPNDADGLRRLKAMGFSDKRLATLAVRSVGVAGGMGETQAKRSGLLHDALRAMAGATSEDEVRKLRQKLGVLPVYKRIDSCAAEFEAITPYMYSTYEAPSFGEAENEAWPSDREKVVILGGGPNRIGQGIEFDYCCVHACFALAEAGYETIMVNCNPETVSTDYDTSDRLYFEPLTAEDVLEILRVEHQKGTLKGVIVQFGGQTPLKLADAIEKAGIPILGTSPDAIDLAEDRERFAKLVNKLKLKQPDNGIAYSRDEALARAHYIGYPVLLRPSYVLGGRAMEIVDSDAQLDDYIATAVQVSGDSPVLVDQYLRDAIECDVDVLCDGDDVVVAGVMQHIEEAGVHSGDSACSLPPYSLSDEIVAELERQAEALARALKVRGLMNVQFAIKDDEVYLIEVNPRASRTVPFVAKATGSQIAKIAARVMAGEKLVDLPKVRRQLDYTAVKEAVFPFARFPGSDPVLTPEMKSTGEVMGIDADFATAYAKAQIAEGTNLPSEGTLFVSVKDGDKQHIVEPVRQLIEHGFKVIATGGTQRYLDEQGLDVERINKVAEGRPHVVDRMSDGDVALVFNTTEGWQSHKDSQPIRATSLEMKIPYYTTAAASAAAAQAIVSVSADDLAVKSLQDYYSGE
- the carA gene encoding glutamine-hydrolyzing carbamoyl-phosphate synthase small subunit — its product is MAFLASSSAPKGATGCMVFADGTVIWGKGFGASGAAVGEVCFNTAMTGYQEVMTDPSYAAQIVTFTFPHIGNVGTNDEDVESVVESAVGCVVREEVTKESNFRSERDFVQWMKDCGKIGLSGIDTRALTRRIRMNGAPNAVIAHDPSGKFDLEALAQRAREWAGLEGMDLASRVSREDQENWGGGYWRLGQGYGNAQDTPLPPAGGAGGGPETDDQASPTPNPSRRREGNKPHVVAVDYGAKDNIFRNLVKAGARVTVVPARTSLEDILALEPDGVFLSNGPGDPAATGEYAVPVIKALLDKDVPLFGICLGHQMLALAAGAKTAKMHQGHRGANHPVQRVGEGWGESTGLVEITSMNHGFAVDAETLPEGVEQTHVSLFDGSNCGIAIKGKRAFGVQYHPEASPGPQDSFYLFEKFVGILK